The Limnospira fusiformis SAG 85.79 genomic interval CCCTACGAAGAAGTAGGGTGCGTTAATGAAATGTAACGCACCGTTGACCATTCAAATGTTAATGAAATGTCAACACCACTCCTACTCTCCATTGGCGGTGGGTTACGCACTCAACCCACCCTACGAAGGAGTAGGGTGCGTTAATGAAATGTAACGCACCGTTGACCATTCAAATGTTAATGAAATGTCAACACCACTCCTACTCTCCATTGTTAATGAAATGTCAACACCACTCCTACTCTCAATTGGCGGTGGGTTACGCTACCCTAACCCACCCTACGAAGGAGTAGGGTGCGTTAATGAAATGTCAACACCGTTGACCATTACAATGTTAATGAAATGTCAACACCGTTCATCATTACCATGTCAGGAGTAGAGCGATCGCATTTTTTCCCCCACTTTCCCAGAGTTGGAATTAACCGTCGATGAAGTATTGACAGCGAGTGGCATTCGCGAGTTATAATAGATTGAATAGTGCCACCCACTATAGCTATACTTGTGATGAGTGTCACCATTCCACGGTTTCTACGTCTTATCGGGGTTGAGAATCATGGCGAAATGTCCCGTTTGTGAAACGGAATATACACCAAATGAGGTGGAAACCTGTTCCGTGTGTGGTTATGACCTGACACCCTATCCCCCTGTGATTGGTGGGATACCCTCCGGGTTTTTGGAGAAGGAGAAAAAACGCATTGCCGCCGCCAAGCGGGTTTGGCAATTGTCTCAGTCTCAGGTAGAATAGGCACAGTTGATGGTCTCTCACCTGTAGTCTTACGGAGATAAAATGACTCAGCCAATTGACGGTTTTACCACTACTCAATCACGCCTAGAATCGCAGATAGAAGCGATCGCATCTCAACTTCAATCCCAATCGTTACAGATAGAAGCGATCGCATCTCAATCCCAATCACGGCTAGAATCGCAGATAGAAGCGATCACATCTCAACTAGAATCGCAGATAGAAGCGATCGCATCTCAACTCCAATCCCAATCACGCCTAGAATCGCAGATAGAAGCGATCGCATCTCAACTAGAATCCCAGAGAAAAGCGATCGCATCTCAACTCCAATCCCAATCACGCCTAGAATCGCAGATAGAAGCGATCGCATCTCAACTAGAATCCCAGAGAAAAGCGATCGCATCTCAACTAGAATCGCAGGTCAAAGCGATCGCATCTCAACTCCAATCCCAATCACGCCTAGAATCGCAGATAGAAGCGATCGCATCTCAACTCGAGTCGATAACTGAAGCAGTGGTAGATACTCCCATCGTGTCTTCTTCTGGTTTTGATTATACCGAACTCGACAGATTATTGAAATCAGGCCAGTGGAAAGCTGCCGACGAAGAAACGGCTAAGATGATGTTAGCGGTGGCCCGACAAACCCAACGGGGATATTTAGACGAGGATGATATCAAAAACTTTCCCTGCGAGGATTTGCGAATCATCGATGGTCTTTGGGTTAAACACAGCAGGGGACGCTTCGGGTTGAGTGTCCAGAAGCAAATTTACATCAATTGTGGAGGATTGCCTGATGGAAGCATACCAAGTGATACAATATGGGAGCGCTATTGCGGGGAGGTGGGATGGCGAGTGAATGGGTCGTATATATCTAGGTCTGATTGCACGTTTTCGGCGGCGGCTCCCCGTGGCCATCTTCCCGTGGGGGGGGGGTTTGTATGTTATTGTGGGTGGTTTAGCGGGTTAGGGCGTGGGGGGGTTTACATTATATCATCTTCTCTCGCGCACAGACTTGTAACCTGTAGCATATAACCACTTCAGGCAGTCCCTAGTGGTGCGTTAATGAAATGTAACGCACCGTTGACCATTACAATGTTAATGAAATGTCAACACCACTCATAACTCATACTCTCCATTGGCGGTGGGTTACGCTACGCTAACCCACCCTACGAAGGAGTAGGGTGCGTTAATGAAATGTAACGCACCATTGACCATTACAATGTTAATGAAATGTCAACACCACTCCTACTCTCCATTGGCTGGCGGTGGGTTACGCACTCAACCCACCCTACGAAGGAGTAGGGTGCGTTAATGAAATGTAACGCACCATTGACCATTACAATGTTAATGAAATGTCAACACCGTTCATGCTCTCAATTGGCTGGCGGTGGGTTACGCTACGCTAACCCACCCTACGAAGGAGTAGGGTGCGTTAATGAAATGTAACGCACCATTGACCATTACAATGTTAATGAAATGTCAACACCGTTCATGCTCTCAATTGGCTGGCGGTGGGTTACGCTACGCTAACCCACCCTACGAAGGAGTAGGGTGCGTTAATGAAATGTAACGCACCATTGACCATTACAATGTTAATGAAATGTCAACACCGTTCATGCTCTCAATTGGCTGGCGGTGGGTTACGCTACGCTAACCCACCCTACGAAGGAGTAGGGTGCGTTAATGAAATGTAACGCACCATTGACCATTACAATGTTAATGAAATGTCAACACCACTCCTACTCTCCATTGGCGGTGGGTTACGCTACGCTAACCCACCCTACGAAGGAGTAGGGTGCGTTAATGAAATGTAACGCACCATTGACCATTACAATGTTAATGAAATGTCAACACCACTCCTACTCTCCATTGGCGGTGGGTTACGCTACCCTAACCAACCCTACGAAGGAGTAGGGTGCGTTAATGAAATGTAACGCACCATTGACCATTACAATGTTAATGAAATGTCAACACCACTCCTACTCTCCATTGGCGGTGGGTTACGCTACCCTAACCAACCCTACGAAGTCTTACTTCTCCACTGGTGGTAGAAACTGGGTTTCTAGTTCCTCTCGGTGGGTTATAGTAGCATAAAGCCGGGTTTCCCTGCACCCGGTTGTCGTGATGTATCGGGTTGGGAATGATGGAGAAATGTCCCGTTTGTGAAACCGAATATACACCAAATGAGGTGGAAACCTGTTCCGTGTGTGGTTATGACCTGACACCCTATCCCCCTGTGATTGGTGGGATACCCTCCGGGTTTTTGGAGAAGGAGAAAAAACGCATTGCCGCCGCCAAGCGGGTTTGGCAATTGTCTCAAAAACGCATTGCGGCAGCCAAGCGGGTTTGGCAATTGTCTCAGTCTCAGGTAGAGTCCGCACAGGCGATGGTTTCTCAGTTGCAGTCTCAGTTAGATGAGACCACCCGGAAAATTGACGGTTTTACCACTACTCAATCACGGCTAGAATCTCAGATAGAAGCGATCGCATCTCAACTCCAATCCCAGAATGAAGCGATCGCATCTCAATCGCAATCACGGCTAGAATCGCAGATAGAAGCGATCGCATCTCAACTCCAATCCCATAATGAAGCGATCGCATCTCAACTCCAATCACGGCTAGAATCGCAGATAGAAGCGATCGCATCTCAACTCCAATCCCAATCGTCACAGATAGAAGCGATCGCATCTCAACTCCAATCCCAATCGTCACAGAATGAAGCGATCGCATCTCAATCCCAATCACGGCTAGAATCGCAGATAGAAGCGATCGCATCTCACCTCAAATCCCAGAGAAAAGCGATCGCATCTCAACCTAAGCAGATTTCAAAACCAGTGCCAGATACTCGCATCCTGTCTTCTTCTGGTTTTGATTATAGCCAACTCAACAGATTATTGAAATCAGGCCAGTGGAAAGCTGCCGACGAAGAAACGGCTAAGATGATGTTAGCGGTGGCGGGACAAACCGGGAGATATTTAGACGACGATGATATCAAAAACTTTCCCTGCGAGGATTTGCGAATCATCGATGGTCTTTGGGTCAAACACAGCAACGGACGCTTCGGGTTTAGTGTCCAGAAGCAAATTTACATCAATTGTGGAGGTAAGCCTGATGGAAGCTATCCAGGTGATACAATATGGAAGCGGTATTGTGACGAGGTGGGATGGCGAGTGAATGGGTCGTATCTATCATTAATCACGTTTTCGGCGGCGGCTCCCCGGGGCCATCTACCCTTCGGTTGGCGTAAGGTGAGGGTTATGGGCGGTTCAGCTTCTCTCGCGCACAGACTTGTAACTTGTAGCATATAACCACTTCAGGCAGTTGTCAAGTTCTTGTTTTCGGCAACTTTTTCACAGAAACATCGGCTTTTTCCTTATGGGGTGGCTTTGACCAACTTTTGGGCGACTTCTGCAACCTGATAACTTTCTATATCCGGGATATTCCCAGGAAGTTTCATCTGTCGGGGAGATGTATTTTTCCCACTGAGTGAAGAAACCCCGTTTCTATCAGGGTTATGGGTAAATACGGAAAGATGTCGGTAGTAACTGGGTTTCTGAAGCCGATCGCATCTATAATATGAATAGCCCTGCATCCACAGTCAAAAACCCGCGATGGCATCATATAAAATCGGTCTGGACTTCGGCACCACCAACTCCACTATATCCTACCTGGAAAACGGCGAACCGGTCGCCTTTAAATATGGCGGACAACAATCAATTCCCTCCTTCATCGCCTACGAAGACGACGGCTATATCGACATCGGAAAAGCGGCTAGACAAGCAGCAGCCAACGACCCGCAACTAGAAAGTTACGGTAACTTTAAAATGGACTTGCCGCTAACGGAAAACTTTGCCAATAATTACTCATCCCAACATACCCCCATCACCGTTACCACCGACTACCTGCGACAACTCCTCCTCTTCCCAGAAAATACCTACAGCTTCCGCCGCCAACAGGGGGAAATCGAGGGTTTGGTGGTGTCGGTGCCGGAAATTTGGCAGCGAGATATCTACAACCGGGGACGGGAAAACCTGCAAACTTTAATTGCCCAGAATTTGGGACTAGAAAAACAACTGATTCAACTGGTGAGTGAACCGGTGGCAGCCGCCGCCTATTACGCCTGGGAAACCCAACGCCGACACCAACGGGAAAATCAGGAACCTTTCCAAGGTAATCTCCTCGTTTGCGATATGGGTGGGGGAACTTTTGATGTCAGTTTGTGCCGCCTTTATGGAGACAAAAAGGTTGAGGTTTTGTACTTCGACGGAGAAGGCGATCGCGGTTTAGACTCAGCCGGGGTAGCCTTCGATCGCCGTTGTGTTATCCAAGCCTACCAACAAAAAAACCGCACAGAACCCGACCTCCACAGCCAGGAATTTATGCACCTCCTACAGACCTTTGAAACGGTCAAAATCGAGGGGCATGACCGATACACCAGAAAACTCAAAAACTACTGCAAAAGCCCTTCAGACTTCGCAGAAGCCACGCTCTATAGCTTTTCTAGTGGCTATACCATCACCAACGGGCAAGTTTACCAAGCCTTCCAGCCGATCGCCGAGGGAATTTGCCGAGTATTAGAACGGGTAAATCAGTGGATGGCTAAACATCAGCAAGAATGCGATCGCATTTTTTTAGTGGGGGGATTTTGTCAGTTTTACCTAGTGCAAAAAACCATCCTAGATGCCCTAAAAATAACGGAGACAGACCCCCGAGTTGATAATGATTTTAACCTGATTCAGAGTGCCTTTGCCATTTCCTACGGTGCTTGTTTAATCGCCAATGGTTTAGTCCAACCCAGCGAAACCTACATCCACACTATCGGTATTGTGGTGGATATAATCACGGCTTCTATGGAAGTAGAAAAAACATTTATTCCCATCATTGAAGGAGGCACAAATTTAGACGACCTCGCCTCGGTATGCTTGGCGAATATCCCCCCTCTGGAAGCATTCCACGACACCCCAGAGGTGATATTAGGGGTGATTCCCCAATCCAAGGGACCAATTTTTAAAAAGGTTTTACCGGATACGGTCAAACTCCCAATCAGCGCCACCTCAGAAAAATGGCGGGTGGGAATGCGGGTGAACCGTTCCCAAGTAGCTTATTTGGCGATCGTCTCGGTGGGGGGAAAGCGAAAAGTTGAATATGAACTGGGAAATATCATCGCGCAAATGTTCCCAGGTTTTGTCATGCGTGAGGACGAATTTATCAACTGATTACCGAGGAAATATGGCGGTTTTTTTAGGCTACCCAAAAACTCTGCCACCAGGGGAGGAAATACCCCCCTAGGGTTTAAGTGCTATTCAACCGGGGATTAATGGGATTTTATTCAACTTCACTGACCCGCAACTGATAACGACCACGTCCAGTAGCATCATAGGAGTTGACAATCACCCGATAGGTTCCCGTTTCCGGTAAGGTAATAATGATGCGTGAATTGGTGTTAGTTTCATCAATATCATCATTTTCTTCCAGCAGTTCATCTTGGGGATTAAACAATGCTAAATAGGTGTCAAACTCAGAACTTTCCAGGAGAATCTTAACCCTTTTCCCAGCCTCCCCAAAGAAAGTATGTTGATGGAATAAACTACCATCAGTGGGCAAAACTGGATCGCCATCTCTCAGTTCCCCCTCTTCCAACAAAATAATTTCTCCCACGACAGGTTCTGTATCTTGCTGGGGTAAAGACTCCGACTCGGGGAGGGGGGTATCAACGGCATCAGGTTCCATACCTTGAGCCAAAGAAGACTCTGAGGGAGCGAAAGAAGACTCTGAGGGAGCGAAAGAAGACTCTGAGGCGATCGCAGAAGAAAAAGGCAGTAGAATCGAAATGGGCAGAAGTGCGAATAGACTGGTGGCTGTAGCCGCGAAAACTTTAATAAGCATAAAAGACCTCAAACAACAAATTAGATTGACCAACCACCAACAGAAACAGTTTCCTCAGCATCAAACCTTATATAGAAACTTCACGAACTGTCAGCAGGTACTGACCACGACCGGTACTATCAAAAGCGTTAACCACGACTCGATAAGGACCAGTAGCAGGGAGAGTCACGGTCAGGCGGGAATTGGTATCGGCATTACTGATATCATCATTTTCACCAACCAGGCGACCATTGGGACCAAACAGCGCCAAATAAGTATCAAAATCAGAACTGGTTAGATCAATTCTCACCGATTGACCGGCCTCTCCATCAAAACTATACTCACGGTAAAGACTACCATCAGAAGGAAGTACAGAAGCGCTGTTAGGGTCTAACATTCCCGATTGACGCAAAATGACATCATCAGAAGAAGAGGGTAACTCGGAACGGCGATCGCCTGCAACCCGCAACCTTAATCGATAGTTTCCGGTTTCTCCAGCCTGGTAGGAGTTAGCCAGCAGGGTATAAGTGCCAGTGGCAGGTAATGTCACCTCAATGCGGGCATTGGTATTATCGCCCCCATCATCATCCTGAGCCAATTCATTGCCATCAATATCGAGTAGAATCAAATAGGAGTCGAAATCATCACTCATCATGTCGATGATTACCCGCTGACCTCGCTGCCCATCAAAAGTATAAAGATTGTAAAAACTGTTATCAACGGGTAGAACATTAGCACCTTCTGCTAGAACTCCCCTAACCTCCTGACCGTCTAATGATAAGTGTTTGGCATCCTGATTGTTAAACATAATCGGACGCTGTTGCTGGGCGGTGCGGGGGGCGCGTCCTTCTTTGGCGGCTTGCAAAAATGGGGGTACATTGTCTACGGAAATGGCAAAACCAATGCCAATATTGCCACCTCCACGACCTCTAGTAAAAATGGCGGTATTCACGCCAATTAATTCCCCTTGACTATTCAGCAGGGGTCCGCCAGAGTTACCTGGGTTGATAGCAGCATCAGTCTGAATTAAATTCCGTTCCTGGTCAATGCGGCTGACAATGCCGACGGTAAAGGTATTTTGGAATTGACCGAAGGGATTACCAATGGCAAAGGCCCTTTGTCCTACTCTGACGGAACCGGGTCTAGCAATGGGAATGGTCGGCAAATTTCTAGCATTGCGAATCCTCAGCAAAGCCAAATCTAGCCCATTCTCGCCATAAGCAACTACATCGGCAACCATTTTACGACCATCGGCAAGTGTTACCTCTACCTGACCGCCTTGGGAGACAACATGGGCGTTGGTAAGCACCATACCATCTGCGCTGATAATTGCACCGCTACCATTAGCTTTATCTGTGTTGATGGAAACTACAGCAGGACTGGCTGTTTCATAAACCCGGATATTCGTTTGTTCCTCGATATCGGAAGCGATGAGAATAGGAGAGGACTCTGGTTCGGTGATGGGGGAAATGGCACTAGCTGGGGCTATATTCAGACCTAGGCTGGTGCTAAGAGTTAAAAATCCAGATGTTATAATATTTAAGAATATATGCTGGTTCATCATGACTGTTTCCCTGATCAGGTATTTGGCTGTCAACTAGGGTGGGGGTTATGCTATTGATTGGATTTTTCTGGGGGAACAAAATTTAGAGCGATCGCTACTTGGGGGAAAATTACCACTACCTTCTAGTTTGACATACTCTACCCAAAACCCGGAAACTCTACCGGGAGTTTAGGGTATATTTAGGGCTTGACCGTATCGGTTATACACGACAATATCCCACTGCCCATTGAGACTAGACTCGAAAGCAATTACACTGGCATCAGCGTTAATGGTGGGATGGCGTACTTGAGCGTTGAGGCTGTCGGTCAGGTTTCTGAGTTGGCGGGTGTTTCGGTTATATAAATAAATATCTGATTGTCCGCCACGGGTAGAATTGAAAACAATATAATTCCCGTCGCTGGAAATGGCGGGTTCTGAGGCGATCGCATCTATGGAATTTAAGCCGGGTAGATCGATAAATTCGGCTTGTTGGCGATCATAAAGATAGATGTCTTGACGACCTTGGCGATCGGATGCGAAAACTAGATAATCAGAAGATATCTGGGGGTTCATCTCAGAACTGGGAGAGTTTACACTGTTTCCGCTCTTGTCGGGGGGTAAATTTAACAGTCGGGGATAGCCACCACAACCGCTAACCATTCCCACACAAATTACTAATAATCCGATTATAAATAGACGTTGGTAATATGGGTTGATCATGATTCAGACAAAGAGGTTTCTGTGTCGAGTTCAATATTCGGACCGCGATCGATAATTTCAATATCCCACTGACCTCGCCTAGATCCCTCAAAGCTGATATAACGACCATTAGGGCTGATGTGAGGATGTCTGACAGCACCTCGATATCCACGGGTGAGCATTTCTAATCGGTAGGTAAGGCGATCGTATAAGTATATATCAGCACGGCCTGAGTCATTGGCGCTATAAACTATATAACGCCCGGTATAACTTAGACTGGGGCTTTCCATTACTGTTAGCGATCGCCTCAATTCTAGCAAGGTTTTATAGCTACGTCGCCGCAGGTCATACAGGAACAATTGATTTTGACCTTCTCGGTTAGACACAAATGCCAAAAAACGACCGTTTCCACTTAATGCGGGTTGCTCATCGGTGGCTATGCTATTGATAGCACCATCAACCATAGAAGAATTGATGGCTACTGAACTACAGCCCACCATGAGCGCCTGAAACAGCAATAAAACCGCCAGGACGAATTTCGCCCTACCAGTCCCCTGACTCCGCCGCCAGGGAAATATTTTTCCCCACAGTCGGCTTTTAGAGTATTGGAAAATCCTAGTATTCCCCAGAGCGGTTGTAATCATCATCTGAGTAGTCTACTGGACGATACTCTACATAGTCGGTGGTCGCCACATCCCTCCGGTCTGGTCGATTGGCGGCTCTGGAAGACCGAGAAGACCGACTTCTGGGGGGTGATGGTTCATCTGTATCTGAGTAGGAGTATCCCACACTCTCAGCGCCGCTGCGGTCTACTGATGCAGGTCTACTGCTGCGAGTCCGACTCGGGCGACTATCGGTTTCTAGGTCAGATTCCCAGCCGTCTGATCTGGGTCTGCTGCTACGGTCGGGCGCAGTTCTGGGGCGCGATTTGCTACGTTCTACGGAACTATTGACGGCGCTACTACTGCGACGACTACTTGGGCGACGACGCTCCGATTCTGTATCATACATATCGGATTTGGAGGGGCGAGAATCTCGGCTTCCGCGAATTTGACGAGCCATGGGGGCGTACTCTTCGACGGGTTCGATTTCATCTAGTTCTGCATCTACCCGATAAACATCACTTACATAGCGATCGTCATCGACAAAAGATGCTCGT includes:
- a CDS encoding PPC domain-containing protein, whose translation is MLIKVFAATATSLFALLPISILLPFSSAIASESSFAPSESSFAPSESSLAQGMEPDAVDTPLPESESLPQQDTEPVVGEIILLEEGELRDGDPVLPTDGSLFHQHTFFGEAGKRVKILLESSEFDTYLALFNPQDELLEENDDIDETNTNSRIIITLPETGTYRVIVNSYDATGRGRYQLRVSEVE
- a CDS encoding trypsin-like peptidase domain-containing protein, which produces MMNQHIFLNIITSGFLTLSTSLGLNIAPASAISPITEPESSPILIASDIEEQTNIRVYETASPAVVSINTDKANGSGAIISADGMVLTNAHVVSQGGQVEVTLADGRKMVADVVAYGENGLDLALLRIRNARNLPTIPIARPGSVRVGQRAFAIGNPFGQFQNTFTVGIVSRIDQERNLIQTDAAINPGNSGGPLLNSQGELIGVNTAIFTRGRGGGNIGIGFAISVDNVPPFLQAAKEGRAPRTAQQQRPIMFNNQDAKHLSLDGQEVRGVLAEGANVLPVDNSFYNLYTFDGQRGQRVIIDMMSDDFDSYLILLDIDGNELAQDDDGGDNTNARIEVTLPATGTYTLLANSYQAGETGNYRLRLRVAGDRRSELPSSSDDVILRQSGMLDPNSASVLPSDGSLYREYSFDGEAGQSVRIDLTSSDFDTYLALFGPNGRLVGENDDISNADTNSRLTVTLPATGPYRVVVNAFDSTGRGQYLLTVREVSI
- a CDS encoding PD40 domain-containing protein, yielding MINPYYQRLFIIGLLVICVGMVSGCGGYPRLLNLPPDKSGNSVNSPSSEMNPQISSDYLVFASDRQGRQDIYLYDRQQAEFIDLPGLNSIDAIASEPAISSDGNYIVFNSTRGGQSDIYLYNRNTRQLRNLTDSLNAQVRHPTINADASVIAFESSLNGQWDIVVYNRYGQALNIP
- a CDS encoding TolB family protein produces the protein MMITTALGNTRIFQYSKSRLWGKIFPWRRSQGTGRAKFVLAVLLLFQALMVGCSSVAINSSMVDGAINSIATDEQPALSGNGRFLAFVSNREGQNQLFLYDLRRRSYKTLLELRRSLTVMESPSLSYTGRYIVYSANDSGRADIYLYDRLTYRLEMLTRGYRGAVRHPHISPNGRYISFEGSRRGQWDIEIIDRGPNIELDTETSLSES
- a CDS encoding GUN4 domain-containing protein; amino-acid sequence: MMEKCPVCETEYTPNEVETCSVCGYDLTPYPPVIGGIPSGFLEKEKKRIAAAKRVWQLSQKRIAAAKRVWQLSQSQVESAQAMVSQLQSQLDETTRKIDGFTTTQSRLESQIEAIASQLQSQNEAIASQSQSRLESQIEAIASQLQSHNEAIASQLQSRLESQIEAIASQLQSQSSQIEAIASQLQSQSSQNEAIASQSQSRLESQIEAIASHLKSQRKAIASQPKQISKPVPDTRILSSSGFDYSQLNRLLKSGQWKAADEETAKMMLAVAGQTGRYLDDDDIKNFPCEDLRIIDGLWVKHSNGRFGFSVQKQIYINCGGKPDGSYPGDTIWKRYCDEVGWRVNGSYLSLITFSAAAPRGHLPFGWRKVRVMGGSASLAHRLVTCSI
- a CDS encoding Hsp70 family protein, with product MASYKIGLDFGTTNSTISYLENGEPVAFKYGGQQSIPSFIAYEDDGYIDIGKAARQAAANDPQLESYGNFKMDLPLTENFANNYSSQHTPITVTTDYLRQLLLFPENTYSFRRQQGEIEGLVVSVPEIWQRDIYNRGRENLQTLIAQNLGLEKQLIQLVSEPVAAAAYYAWETQRRHQRENQEPFQGNLLVCDMGGGTFDVSLCRLYGDKKVEVLYFDGEGDRGLDSAGVAFDRRCVIQAYQQKNRTEPDLHSQEFMHLLQTFETVKIEGHDRYTRKLKNYCKSPSDFAEATLYSFSSGYTITNGQVYQAFQPIAEGICRVLERVNQWMAKHQQECDRIFLVGGFCQFYLVQKTILDALKITETDPRVDNDFNLIQSAFAISYGACLIANGLVQPSETYIHTIGIVVDIITASMEVEKTFIPIIEGGTNLDDLASVCLANIPPLEAFHDTPEVILGVIPQSKGPIFKKVLPDTVKLPISATSEKWRVGMRVNRSQVAYLAIVSVGGKRKVEYELGNIIAQMFPGFVMREDEFIN
- a CDS encoding Ycf66 family protein; translated protein: MVNLGLNWSSLLGIVLAVAGAALYFLRSWKPKLARDHDIFFAAVGLLCGGILLFQGWRLDPILAFGQFMLTGTAIFFAVESIKLRGVATTKAKERASFVDDDRYVSDVYRVDAELDEIEPVEEYAPMARQIRGSRDSRPSKSDMYDTESERRRPSSRRSSSAVNSSVERSKSRPRTAPDRSSRPRSDGWESDLETDSRPSRTRSSRPASVDRSGAESVGYSYSDTDEPSPPRSRSSRSSRAANRPDRRDVATTDYVEYRPVDYSDDDYNRSGEY